One genomic window of Nitrosomonas sp. Is35 includes the following:
- a CDS encoding aspartate kinase, whose product MAFYVQKYGGTSVGSTERIKNVARRVAKFHSQGHQIVVVVSAMSGETNRLIALAHEVQENPSPRELDVMISTGEQVSIALLAMALMELNVKAKSYTGPQVKILTDSTHTKARILSIDEAKIRADLDAGYVVVVAGFQGADEKGSITTLGRGGSDTTGVALAAALKADECQIYTDVDGIYTTDPRVVAEARRLNTITFEEMLEMASLGSKVLQLRSVEFAGKYKVKLRVLSSFEEEGQGTLITFEEDENMEQAVISGIAFNRDEAKITVLGVPDHPGIAYQILGPVADANIDVDMIIQNVGHDGLTDFSFTVHRNEFKNTMNILREKIQPHIGARDVLGGDRIAKVSVVGVGMRSHAGIASKMFRVLAEEGINIQMIATSEIKVSVVVDEKYMELAVRVLHKAFDLEQAL is encoded by the coding sequence GTGGCTTTTTACGTACAAAAATATGGCGGTACCTCAGTCGGTAGTACCGAGCGAATAAAGAACGTTGCGCGCCGGGTCGCGAAATTTCACTCGCAAGGACACCAAATTGTCGTTGTCGTTTCGGCCATGAGCGGCGAAACCAACAGGCTGATTGCGTTAGCTCATGAAGTACAGGAAAACCCCAGTCCACGTGAATTGGACGTTATGATTTCTACTGGTGAACAGGTTTCGATCGCGCTATTGGCAATGGCATTGATGGAACTTAACGTTAAGGCAAAAAGCTATACCGGGCCGCAAGTTAAGATTCTGACCGATAGCACGCACACCAAAGCCCGTATCTTGAGCATCGATGAAGCAAAAATCCGCGCCGATCTGGATGCCGGATATGTCGTCGTAGTAGCCGGATTTCAGGGCGCGGACGAGAAAGGAAGCATCACCACGCTGGGCCGTGGCGGATCGGACACCACCGGGGTTGCATTAGCAGCCGCCCTGAAGGCCGATGAATGCCAGATCTACACGGATGTGGACGGAATTTATACGACGGATCCTCGCGTCGTTGCGGAAGCCAGAAGACTGAACACGATAACCTTTGAAGAAATGCTGGAAATGGCAAGTCTTGGCTCAAAGGTACTGCAATTAAGGTCGGTCGAATTTGCAGGAAAATATAAAGTTAAGCTGAGAGTGCTATCCAGCTTTGAGGAAGAAGGCCAAGGCACGCTGATTACTTTTGAGGAAGATGAGAATATGGAACAAGCTGTCATTTCAGGTATCGCATTCAATCGAGATGAAGCGAAAATTACCGTATTGGGCGTTCCCGATCATCCCGGCATCGCTTATCAGATTCTCGGACCCGTGGCCGATGCCAATATCGATGTCGATATGATTATTCAAAACGTGGGTCATGACGGTTTGACGGACTTTTCGTTTACGGTTCACCGGAATGAATTTAAAAATACCATGAACATCCTGCGAGAAAAAATCCAACCGCATATTGGCGCCCGTGATGTACTCGGAGGTGATAGAATCGCGAAAGTATCGGTGGTCGGTGTTGGTATGCGCTCACACGCAGGTATCGCCAGCAAGATGTTCCGGGTTTTGGCGGAAGAAGGCATTAACATCCAGATGATCGCCACCTCGGAAATCAAAGTATCCGTGGTTGTCGATGAAAAGTATATGGAACTGGCTGTCAGGGTTCTACATAAAGCATTCGATCTTGAGCAAGCGCTCTAA